The nucleotide window CGTCCGGTACGGCTCGCCGCCGCGGGGGATCGCCATGTGGCGTGAGACGGGGACGCTGGTGTGCGAGATCACCGACAAGGGCCCCGGCATCCCCGCCGAGGTGCTGGAACGGGAGGAGCCGGCGACGCGCTTCGACTTCGGGGGGCGCGGACTGTGGCTCATGAACCGCCTGGCCGACCGCGTCGTGCGTACGGGGGCGGATGGTACGACGATTCGTCTCAGCGTGGCGCTTCCCTGATCGACGTTCGGCTTCCGCTGAGAGCGGAGCACGGCCCGCCTGACCGAAACCAGGCTCCCCCGCTTCCCCCCAAGCCCTCTGCTGCGAGGGTTAACGCCGCTGCGAGCTGGGCAGTTCTGATCTCATCACTCTGTCGTCAGGGTCGGACGCCGGATCTGACGGGCGAGCCGTAATCACAATTTTGGTTCACCGAAATTTCGGGCAAT belongs to Microbispora sp. ZYX-F-249 and includes:
- a CDS encoding ATP-binding protein — translated: MRTLAGSLLSLEFDRSSVTRVRHLVMVSAQEAGLEGVALEDYVLAVHEAVTNAVRYGSPPRGIAMWRETGTLVCEITDKGPGIPAEVLEREEPATRFDFGGRGLWLMNRLADRVVRTGADGTTIRLSVALP